Part of the Elusimicrobia bacterium HGW-Elusimicrobia-1 genome, CCCCTACGCGTAGGGGCGACCTTGGTCGCCCTCTTCTCTTTTGAGGGAAAGTTTAATGCTCACGAAAAATACGACAAAAAAAGAATTTTAAGCCGGACATCTCCGCTATCGGCGCCGGCCACGTCCATTACCCGACAGCAAAAACTTTTGACAAACACCCCCCACTTTGGTATAATCTCCCCTAAGTCAGCGGGGACACTTAAAGGGGGGATACCGCGGCCTACGTTGACACGATGAAGGTTTTTGAAGTTTTAAGAATTGAGTTTGAAGAGAAAAAAGCCGAGAATATAGCACACGGAATAGAGGTTGCCTTGGATACGCACGACACGGCTATGATGAAAGATATCGCCACTAAAGGCGATATAGCCGAGTTGCGAAATGAAGTGCGGGTGGATATGGCCAATATGCGGGCCGACCTCATCCGCTGGATGTTTGTGTTCTGGATGGGACAGTTCGCTACTACCGTCGGAGCGATGACAGCTATAATCTTTGTTTTTTTGAGAAAATAAATAGAATTCGGCAACGGCACCTGCGGGCCGGCCGGCCTTTGATGTTTATCAAAGGTTAACAACGTAGGGACAGGTCGCGACCTGTCCTTGCCACCGCAAGGTCCATATCGTCCGAGATAAATCTCGACGATAATAAAAACAGGAGGCAGTATGCCGGTATCAAAAGCGCCCATCATCGAGAAGTTCAAAGTCCACCCCACTGACACGGGTTCTTCCGCGGTCCAAATAGGAATAATCACGGAAAGAATCAACCTTTTAAACGAGCACTTCAAGAAGTTCCCCAAAGACCTCTGTTCGCGGCACGGTTTTTTGCGTCTCATAGGCCGCCGCCGCCGTCTTTTGGAATACCTCAAAAGAATCGACTTCGCCAGATACAAAGAAGTAATAGCGTCGCTCAATTTAAGAAAATAAGACAGGGCGCGGATATGCGCCCCCTTCAACAAGGGTGAAGGGTGAAAAGCAAAGAGTGCCTTGATGTTTCGACGGCGCTTTTTACTATTCTCCCTTCGCTCTTTGATAAGGAAACATCAAGGAGATGTTATGAAGAACGAAGTAAAAGTCATGCTGGACGAGAAGACAAAACGCACGCTTGTCGTGGAACACGGCCAGCTTGCAAAACAGGCCGACGGCGCGTGTATAGCTAAAATCGGCGAAACGATAGTGCTGGCCACGGTGGTTTATAACCCCACCGACAAAGAAAACGCGGCGTTTCTGCCCCTCACCGTGGATTATCGCGAAAGAACCTATGCCGCGGGAAAAATCCCCGGCGGTTTCTTCAAGCGCGAAGGCCGTCCGTCGGAAAGAGAGATACTTACCTCCCGCCTCATAGATAGATCCATCCGCCCGCTTTTCCCCGAAAACTGGTATAAAGAAACCAACGTCAACATAATAGTGATGTCCCACGACGGCGCGAACGACCCCAACATACTGGCCGTCGAAGCCGCGGCATGCGCTCTGCGCCTGTCGACGATTCCTATGAGCGACGATCTGGCTTCGGTGCGCGTAGGCAAAATAGACGGCGAGTTCGTCGTCAACCCCACGCTCGACGAGCAGGCCGCCAGCGCTCTTGACATAGTCGTGAGCGGCACGAAAGACGGCGCCGTGATGATAGAAGCCGGCGCCCGCGAAGTGTCCGAAGACGAGATACTTGCGGCCATTGATTTCGCGCGCGGTGTCATCAAAAAAATCCTGAAAGAGACGGCCGCGGCCATTCCCGCCGGCAAAAAAATCGACCTTCCCGTCGCCGACGCGGTCGTGGAGACGATTAAAGCGAAGGTATTCTCGATAATTTCTACCGACGACGTCAAGTCGATAGTTCTTACGAAAGAAAAGAAAGAGCGCGACGTCAAATGGTCGGCCGCCAAAAAAGAGGTCGTCGATAAAGTCGCCGCCGAGATACCCGAGTCCCAGAAAAAGACCTCGTCGATACTCGAAGATATGTTTTACGCCGTCGTGCGCGAGCTTATAATAAAGGAAAACACCCGCGCGGACGGAAGAAACCCCGACGAAATCCGCCCCATAGAGTGCTACCCGCACTACTTTGAGCGTCAGCACGGCTCGGCCATATTCCAGCGCGGCCAGACGCAGGCGTTTGCCGCCGTCACGCTCGGTTCCCCGCGCGACAAACAGATAATGGACGTGCTTGAGGGCGAATATAAAGAGCGGTTTATGTTCCACTACAACTTCCCGGGTTTTGCCACCGGAGAAGCCAAACCGGAACGCGGCGTTTCCCGGCGGGAACAGGGCCACGGCGCTCTTGCCAAAAGGGCTCTTTATCCCGTTCTTCCCGAGGCAGAAGAGTTTCCTTACACGATAAGAGTCGTATCCGACATACTGGAATCCAACGGTTCGTCTTCAATGGCTTCCGTTTGCGGCGGTTCGCTGGCGTTGTTCGACGCGGGCGTTCCGATCAAACGCGCCGTGGCGGGCGTCGCCATGGGCCTCGTCAAAGAGGATTCCAAATACGTGATACTCACCGACATAATGGGAATGGAAGATCACGTGGGCGATATGGACTTTAAGGTCGCGGGCACCCGTCAGGGAATAACAGCCCTTCAGATGGATCTTAAAATCACGAACATCGACGCGGCCACAATGAAGGATGCTCTTGAACGCGCCAAAACCGCGCGATTCTTCATTCTTGATTTGATGGACAAAGCGCTTGCCGCGCCGAGACCGGAAATTTCAGAATACGCTCCCAAAATGGAAATAGTTCAGATAAGCCCCTCGAAGATAGGCGCTTTGATAGGCCCCGGCGGCAAGAACATCAAAAAGATACAGGAAGAGACAAAGGCCAATATCAGCGTTGAAGACGACGGAAAGGTTTACATATCCGCCGTTGATGCGGCCGCTCTTGAACTTGCCAAGCAAATGGTGGAGTTTTATACCGCCGACGCCGAAATGGGCAAGACCTACAAAGGCAAGGTGACCAGGACACTTAAGATAGGGGCATTCGTGGAGATAATGCCCGGGAAAGAGGGTCTGGTGCACGTTTCGCAATTAAGCCGCGACCGTATGGCGCGCGTTACCGACTATGTGCAGGAAGGCGACGAACTGACCGTAACGGTTTCCGAGGTCGACGATAAAGGCCGCATCAACCTGTCTCTACAGGGCAACAATAATAAGCTTCGCAAATAGTCGGCATAATCGTAACAATGAAGAACGTCAACGTCTCCAAAGATGCCGCCTCCGAGACCGTCTCCGGTAAAGAGAACGGCCGCGCGCGCTTGTCGCCCGTAGCCGAAAAAGTCAAAGACGCCTACGGCTCGATGTGCGATGAAGGCCTTCTGGAAATGGAGATTAAGGAAGGCGATGTCGCCGTCTACATCAGGCGGGCGGGCGCCGACGACGCGGTAGAATCGTCGGGCCGCGCCGCAGACGACTCGCGCCGGCGGGCGGCCGCTCCGTCTTCCGTTCCGCAGAAAGAACCCGCGCTCCCCGCCGGACGAAATCTTACATCGCCCATCAACGGCATTTTCTACAGGTCTTCGTCGCCGAAATCGCCTCCGTTTTCGTCCGAAGGCGATACGGTTGACGCCGGGAAGACCCTCTGTATCATCGAGGCGATGAAGGTGATGAACGAAATCAAGGCCGACTCGCGCGTCAAAATCGTAAAAATCCTCGTCGAAAACGGCATCGGTGTGACGCAGGGTCAGCCGATAATGCTGGTGGAATGATGAACGAAAAAATCGGCGCGGCGGCCGGCGCTGTCTGGCGATTTTTAAGCGAAGCCAGCGAGCCGTCGGGCATCATTAAGATAAAGACGGGCCTTTCGCTTTCCAATTCCGAAGTTTTTCTGGCGCTGGGATGGCTTGCCCGCGAAAATAAAATCGTTATGGAAGCCAAGGGCAACACAATTTTCGTATCGATTAAGAAATAATTCGCGGGAAGACAAACCCGCCTCCGTCCGATGACCACATCGCTTCCGTCACTTTCTTTTCTGGGCATAGTTCAAGGGTTGACCGAATTTTTGCCGGTATCTTCCAGCGGACATCTTGCCATTCTGGGCGCATTCCTTAAACTCGGCGATTCGTCTCTGGCTGTTTCCGTCGCGCTGCATCTTGCCACGCTTGCCGCCGTGATTGTTTTTTTCAGGCGGCGCATAGCGGAAGCGGCGATGTCTCCGCGCGCGTGGTTGCTGGTGGCGGCCGCGTCGCTGCCCACGGCGCTGATCGGACTGGCTCTTAAATCGCAGGTGGAAAAGATTTTCGCCGGACGGATTTCGTGGGTGTATATCTTAATGGCGTCGACGGGCGCCTTTTTATTTGCGGCGTCTAAAACGCGCAATGCGGTTTCCGACGCGGAAGTTTCTCCGGCGGAGGCCGGTTCCGTATGGAAGACGATAACGCCGCTTAAGGCCGTAGCCGTCGGGGTCGTCCAGGGCGTTGCCGTTTTGCCCGGCATAAGCCGTTCCGGAGCCACTATATCCGCGGCTCTGGCGATGGGCATCGGCCGACGGGAAGCCGCCGAGTTTTCGTTTATAATTTCCATTCCGGCCGTGGCGGGAGCCGCGCTGCTGGAACTCAAAGACGCTTTGTCCGCCCCGGTACAGGATGTTTCTTACGCGCCGATGGCGGTTTCGATGGTTTTGGCGTTCGTATCGGGTTTATTCGCCATAGGATTTTTACTTAAAGTCATGGAGTCGCGGCGGTTG contains:
- a CDS encoding acetyl-CoA carboxylase biotin carboxyl carrier protein subunit (composes the biotin carboxyl carrier protein subunit of the acetyl-CoA carboxylase complex, the enzyme that catalyzes the carboxylation of acetyl-CoA to malonyl-CoA, which in turn controls the rate of fatty acid metabolism), whose translation is MKNVNVSKDAASETVSGKENGRARLSPVAEKVKDAYGSMCDEGLLEMEIKEGDVAVYIRRAGADDAVESSGRAADDSRRRAAAPSSVPQKEPALPAGRNLTSPINGIFYRSSSPKSPPFSSEGDTVDAGKTLCIIEAMKVMNEIKADSRVKIVKILVENGIGVTQGQPIMLVE
- a CDS encoding undecaprenyl-diphosphatase, which produces MTTSLPSLSFLGIVQGLTEFLPVSSSGHLAILGAFLKLGDSSLAVSVALHLATLAAVIVFFRRRIAEAAMSPRAWLLVAAASLPTALIGLALKSQVEKIFAGRISWVYILMASTGAFLFAASKTRNAVSDAEVSPAEAGSVWKTITPLKAVAVGVVQGVAVLPGISRSGATISAALAMGIGRREAAEFSFIISIPAVAGAALLELKDALSAPVQDVSYAPMAVSMVLAFVSGLFAIGFLLKVMESRRLSYFSYYLWALAAAGIIFGR
- the rpsO gene encoding 30S ribosomal protein S15 encodes the protein MPVSKAPIIEKFKVHPTDTGSSAVQIGIITERINLLNEHFKKFPKDLCSRHGFLRLIGRRRRLLEYLKRIDFARYKEVIASLNLRK
- a CDS encoding polyribonucleotide nucleotidyltransferase, encoding MLDEKTKRTLVVEHGQLAKQADGACIAKIGETIVLATVVYNPTDKENAAFLPLTVDYRERTYAAGKIPGGFFKREGRPSEREILTSRLIDRSIRPLFPENWYKETNVNIIVMSHDGANDPNILAVEAAACALRLSTIPMSDDLASVRVGKIDGEFVVNPTLDEQAASALDIVVSGTKDGAVMIEAGAREVSEDEILAAIDFARGVIKKILKETAAAIPAGKKIDLPVADAVVETIKAKVFSIISTDDVKSIVLTKEKKERDVKWSAAKKEVVDKVAAEIPESQKKTSSILEDMFYAVVRELIIKENTRADGRNPDEIRPIECYPHYFERQHGSAIFQRGQTQAFAAVTLGSPRDKQIMDVLEGEYKERFMFHYNFPGFATGEAKPERGVSRREQGHGALAKRALYPVLPEAEEFPYTIRVVSDILESNGSSSMASVCGGSLALFDAGVPIKRAVAGVAMGLVKEDSKYVILTDIMGMEDHVGDMDFKVAGTRQGITALQMDLKITNIDAATMKDALERAKTARFFILDLMDKALAAPRPEISEYAPKMEIVQISPSKIGALIGPGGKNIKKIQEETKANISVEDDGKVYISAVDAAALELAKQMVEFYTADAEMGKTYKGKVTRTLKIGAFVEIMPGKEGLVHVSQLSRDRMARVTDYVQEGDELTVTVSEVDDKGRINLSLQGNNNKLRK